One window from the genome of Thermus islandicus DSM 21543 encodes:
- a CDS encoding TlpA disulfide reductase family protein translates to MDALQVGPLAIPWVRLQVALALLVLWGAAEVLARRTDRRLASWGQNAVWVGLLGARLGFVLENASVYAKDPLSVLYVWQGGFDPWWGILAGGGYTLMTLPKHLWRYALLAGAAALLAAGLLMGRRGTEGERLPNLVLPALGGAEVRLGDFQGKPLILNAWATWCPPCRRELPMMARLARENPDVHFVFVSQGEGPLAVRNFLEAEGIEAQWVLLDPETKLSQALGVQGLPTTFFFDREGRLVARHLGELSEALLLGYLRALR, encoded by the coding sequence ATGGACGCCTTGCAGGTGGGCCCCCTTGCCATCCCCTGGGTCCGCCTCCAGGTGGCCCTGGCCCTTTTGGTCCTCTGGGGAGCGGCGGAGGTTCTGGCGAGGAGGACGGACCGGAGGCTTGCTAGCTGGGGCCAGAACGCTGTATGGGTAGGCCTTCTTGGGGCGCGGCTTGGCTTTGTGCTGGAAAACGCCTCGGTTTACGCCAAGGACCCCCTCTCGGTCCTCTACGTCTGGCAGGGGGGGTTTGACCCCTGGTGGGGTATCTTGGCAGGGGGAGGCTACACGCTCATGACCTTGCCCAAGCACCTATGGCGGTACGCCCTTCTGGCCGGGGCGGCGGCCCTTTTGGCCGCAGGCCTCCTTATGGGCCGGAGGGGAACGGAAGGAGAAAGGCTTCCCAACCTCGTCCTCCCCGCCCTGGGGGGGGCGGAGGTACGGCTTGGGGACTTCCAGGGGAAGCCCTTGATCCTCAACGCCTGGGCCACCTGGTGCCCGCCCTGCAGGCGGGAGCTCCCCATGATGGCGCGCCTCGCCCGGGAGAACCCGGACGTCCACTTCGTCTTCGTGAGCCAGGGGGAAGGTCCCCTGGCGGTGCGAAACTTCTTGGAGGCGGAGGGCATAGAGGCCCAGTGGGTCCTCCTGGACCCCGAGACCAAGCTCTCCCAGGCCCTGGGGGTGCAGGGCCTCCCCACCACCTTCTTCTTTGACCGGGAAGGCCGCTTGGTGGCCCGGCACCTAGGAGAGCTTTCCGAGGCCCTCCTGCTCGGCTACCTCCGGGCTTTGCGCTAG
- a CDS encoding SpoVR family protein, translated as MRKELRYWAERLQERALAEGLTFPPVLFEEVGPEEMAMLAAYGGFPRRYPHWRWGSEYLRQREVYRYGLGRIYELVVNTRPVHAYLLKGNTLLAQKLVMAHVYAHADFFQNNLAFRPTPKDMLSEMAHHAAYVEKAMERHGARSVEEFLDMALSLENLIDPHAPYIQRPEEGEEERPKGRLPVRPYLDPYVNPPPEPPKEAEEGASPRPLPPKPTRDILGFLAWHAPLAPWQKGILEIIREESLYYAPQAATKILNEGWATYWHTKLLLPLLNPEEALEFAELQSGLLAAHGFNPYRLGYFLLQEVEERWDKGRFGPEYEALPLGERLRYERPAGEGRRKLFQVRTVHTDISFLEEFLTPEFALRQRLLAPEDLPRFAEAKQALLFRLTNLGYPIVELLDANHANRGELYLQHLYEGVELDLRKTRAVLENLRRLWGRPVHLKTVAAGKETVISVG; from the coding sequence GTGCGTAAGGAGTTACGCTACTGGGCCGAGCGCCTTCAGGAAAGGGCCTTGGCGGAGGGGCTTACCTTCCCCCCCGTGCTCTTTGAGGAAGTGGGGCCGGAGGAGATGGCCATGCTGGCGGCCTACGGGGGCTTTCCCCGCCGCTACCCCCACTGGCGCTGGGGGAGCGAGTATTTGCGCCAGCGGGAGGTGTACCGTTACGGCCTCGGGCGCATCTACGAGCTCGTGGTCAACACCCGCCCGGTGCACGCCTACCTCCTCAAGGGCAACACCCTCCTCGCCCAAAAGCTCGTCATGGCCCACGTCTACGCCCACGCCGACTTCTTCCAGAACAACCTGGCCTTCCGGCCCACCCCCAAGGACATGCTCTCGGAGATGGCCCACCACGCCGCCTACGTGGAAAAGGCCATGGAGCGGCACGGGGCGAGGAGCGTGGAGGAGTTTTTGGACATGGCCCTCTCCCTGGAGAACCTGATAGACCCCCACGCCCCCTACATCCAGAGGCCGGAGGAGGGGGAGGAGGAGAGGCCCAAAGGGCGCCTCCCTGTCCGCCCCTACCTGGACCCCTACGTGAACCCCCCGCCCGAGCCCCCCAAGGAGGCGGAGGAGGGGGCAAGCCCAAGGCCCCTCCCCCCCAAGCCCACGCGGGACATCCTGGGCTTCCTGGCCTGGCACGCCCCCCTGGCCCCCTGGCAGAAGGGCATCCTGGAAATCATCCGGGAGGAGAGCCTCTACTACGCCCCGCAGGCAGCCACCAAGATCCTCAACGAGGGCTGGGCCACCTACTGGCACACGAAGCTCCTCCTGCCCCTCCTCAACCCCGAGGAGGCCCTGGAGTTCGCCGAGCTCCAGTCGGGCCTCCTCGCCGCCCATGGCTTCAATCCCTACCGCCTGGGGTACTTCCTCCTCCAGGAGGTGGAGGAGCGGTGGGATAAAGGCCGCTTCGGCCCCGAGTACGAGGCCCTGCCCTTAGGGGAAAGGCTTCGCTACGAAAGGCCTGCGGGAGAAGGGAGGAGGAAACTTTTCCAGGTGCGTACCGTGCACACCGACATCTCCTTCCTGGAGGAATTCCTCACCCCCGAGTTCGCCCTGCGCCAGCGCCTCCTCGCCCCTGAGGACTTGCCCCGCTTCGCCGAGGCCAAGCAGGCCCTGCTCTTCCGCCTGACCAACCTGGGCTACCCCATCGTGGAGCTTTTGGACGCCAACCACGCCAACCGGGGCGAGCTCTATCTGCAACATCTCTATGAAGGGGTGGAGCTGGACCTGAGGAAGACGCGGGCCGTCCTGGAGAACCTGCGGCGCCTCTGGGGCCGACCCGTGCACCTGAAGACGGTGGCGGCGGGCAAGGAGACCGTGATCTCCGTGGGCTAG
- a CDS encoding DUF444 family protein: MRPIERDLQRFKEIVRGEVKKRAREFLTREELLGQLEGRLVSIPLPQLEVPKIVYGEPLGEGPLGAGPGSEGLGPGGHIPVAELELEEFLDLVGEALRLPHLRPKGEGEVTEEALRYTTIARKGPRGLRHVRRTLKESLKRSLLSGHYREEDPRLVPEREDLRYKAPKTRPRPHAQAVVLFALDVSGSMREEELGLVKTLSFWITLWIRRHFPRLERRYLLHDAEAWEVPEEEFFRAREGGGTRLSSALLLAEEILKAYPEAFYNRYLYHFSDGENWQGDTPLALEALGRLLPGLALYGYAQVQGPYGQGRFLLEVEEAFGEREGLRAVEVRGREDLPLALRRLLGG, from the coding sequence ATGAGGCCCATTGAGCGCGATCTCCAGCGCTTTAAGGAGATCGTCCGAGGCGAGGTGAAGAAACGGGCCCGGGAGTTCCTGACCCGGGAGGAGCTTCTGGGCCAGCTCGAGGGGCGCCTCGTCTCCATTCCCCTCCCCCAGCTGGAGGTGCCCAAGATCGTCTACGGCGAGCCCCTGGGGGAAGGCCCCTTGGGGGCAGGGCCGGGGTCGGAGGGCCTGGGCCCGGGGGGGCACATCCCCGTGGCCGAGCTGGAGCTGGAGGAGTTCTTGGACCTGGTGGGGGAGGCCCTGAGGCTTCCCCACCTCCGGCCCAAGGGCGAAGGAGAGGTGACGGAGGAGGCCCTCCGCTACACCACCATCGCCAGGAAGGGCCCCCGAGGCCTCCGACACGTGCGCCGCACCCTCAAGGAGAGCCTCAAGCGGAGCCTCCTTTCCGGCCACTACCGGGAGGAGGACCCGAGGCTCGTTCCCGAGCGGGAGGACCTGCGCTACAAGGCCCCGAAGACCCGGCCTAGGCCCCACGCTCAGGCGGTGGTCCTCTTCGCCCTGGACGTCTCCGGGAGCATGCGGGAGGAGGAGCTCGGGCTGGTCAAGACCCTCTCCTTCTGGATCACCCTCTGGATCCGGCGCCACTTCCCCAGGCTGGAAAGGCGCTACCTCCTCCACGACGCCGAAGCCTGGGAGGTCCCGGAGGAGGAGTTCTTCAGGGCCCGGGAGGGGGGCGGAACCCGGCTCTCCAGCGCCCTCCTCCTGGCGGAGGAGATCCTTAAGGCTTACCCCGAGGCCTTCTACAACCGCTACCTCTACCACTTCTCCGACGGGGAGAACTGGCAGGGGGACACACCTTTGGCCCTCGAGGCCCTGGGCCGCCTCCTCCCAGGCCTCGCCCTCTACGGCTACGCCCAGGTCCAGGGGCCCTACGGCCAGGGGCGCTTCCTCCTGGAGGTGGAGGAGGCCTTCGGGGAGCGGGAAGGGCTTAGGGCGGTGGAGGTGCGGGGCCGGGAGGACCTGCCCCTGGCCCTGAGGCGGCTTCTGGGAGGGTGA
- a CDS encoding serine protein kinase: MSELEFIRQRQDLEAYRALSWEGSFADYLRLLKEDPRPLRTSFQRAHDMILAHGVEEYTLFREKLLHYPFFDDPFEGGKDAVYGLDKPLMRLVATLKAAAHRLGPERRILLLHGPVGSAKSTIARLLKKGLEAYSRTEEGKLYTFYWKTEEGPLPCPMHEEPLHLLPQGIREAFLKELKALHPEYPYPLEVEGDLCPVCRFMMREALSRHGGDLAAVLEKEIGVRRLVLSEKDRVGLGTFQPKDEKNQDSTELTGDINYRKVAIYGSDSDPRAFNFDGELNIANRGLVEFIEILKLDVAFLYDLLTASQEHKIKSKKFAQTDIDEIILGHSVAGWTPILYRHRGRLGWTTLEGLYGRFGEGPEGLEVLAYDTEGKEVRWTRVLGLYRHPFSGELLTSAQKWGVVETTPNHSLYDREGRVFYPEEGREMLGLRHLPTPLVPPPRMVDVAEGVPGLAVEEEPALALAARRFTRPIPPGYARLALPRHATALKARYHLPQDEEDLKALLTVLIWYATEGHESALKGGIVLSSANREELERVKAAYERISDAKGHIHSGSERDSAWRLYLGAEVIRVLAEHHCGKGAAQKRLPDFLFALPRPYLEHAWEELLKADGSRRKGQQKGSEAYRRPYGEFKTLSPMLAAQVGVLLSLLGHDYSVHFYPRPGKAPAYRIRYGSGEGKPGGRHKRPTPRLFRRPAGGEWVYDIACEGLHNFVCGVGSIVCHNTNEPEYRKLQANEYMEALRDRTIKIDVPYILRVSDEVRIYRRDFARVRGKHIAPHTLEMAATWAVLTRLEPPKRAGLTLMQKLKLYDGRLLPGWTEEAVRELMGEAKREGLEGISPRYIQDKISNVLVTSEEPCINPFMVMNELEEGLKHHSLISDEKTRERYRALLQEVKAEYAEIVKNEVQRAIAADEEALHRLFHNYIDHVKAYVLGEKVKNPYTGAPEPPNERLMRSIEERIEIPESRKDDFRREIMNYIGALALEGRQFTYRDNDRLRRALELKLFEDQKDTIRLSALVSGAVDPETQAKIDVVKARLIRDYGYCEHCASGVLEFAASIFARSEK, encoded by the coding sequence ATGAGCGAGCTGGAGTTTATCCGCCAGCGCCAAGACCTGGAAGCCTACCGGGCCTTGAGCTGGGAGGGTTCCTTCGCCGACTACCTGCGCCTCCTCAAGGAGGACCCGAGGCCCCTAAGGACCAGCTTTCAGCGGGCCCACGACATGATCCTGGCCCATGGGGTGGAGGAGTACACCCTCTTTCGGGAGAAGCTCCTGCACTACCCCTTCTTTGACGACCCCTTTGAGGGGGGTAAGGACGCGGTCTACGGCCTGGACAAGCCCCTCATGCGCCTGGTGGCCACCTTAAAGGCAGCGGCCCACCGCCTAGGCCCCGAGCGCCGCATCCTCCTCCTCCACGGGCCCGTGGGCTCGGCCAAGAGCACCATCGCGAGGCTCCTCAAGAAGGGCCTCGAGGCCTACAGCCGCACCGAGGAGGGGAAGCTTTACACCTTCTACTGGAAAACGGAGGAGGGCCCCCTCCCCTGCCCCATGCACGAGGAGCCCCTGCACCTCCTCCCCCAAGGGATCCGGGAGGCCTTCCTGAAGGAGTTGAAGGCCCTCCACCCCGAATACCCCTACCCCCTCGAGGTGGAGGGGGACCTCTGCCCCGTCTGCCGCTTCATGATGCGCGAGGCCCTGAGCCGCCACGGAGGGGACCTGGCGGCGGTCTTGGAAAAGGAGATCGGGGTCAGGCGCCTCGTGCTCTCGGAGAAGGACCGCGTGGGCCTCGGCACCTTCCAGCCCAAGGACGAGAAGAACCAGGACTCCACCGAGCTCACCGGGGACATCAACTACCGCAAAGTGGCCATCTACGGCTCCGACTCCGACCCTCGGGCCTTTAACTTTGACGGGGAGCTCAACATCGCCAACCGGGGCCTGGTGGAGTTCATTGAGATCCTCAAGCTGGACGTGGCCTTCCTTTACGACCTCCTCACCGCGAGCCAAGAGCACAAGATCAAGTCCAAGAAGTTCGCCCAGACGGACATAGACGAGATCATCCTAGGCCACAGCGTGGCCGGGTGGACCCCCATCCTTTACCGGCACCGGGGGAGGCTCGGCTGGACCACGCTGGAGGGGCTTTACGGGCGCTTTGGCGAGGGCCCTGAGGGTCTGGAGGTGCTGGCCTACGACACCGAAGGCAAGGAGGTCCGCTGGACCAGGGTCTTAGGCCTCTACCGCCACCCCTTCTCTGGAGAACTCCTCACCTCGGCCCAGAAGTGGGGGGTAGTGGAAACCACCCCCAACCACTCGCTCTACGACCGGGAAGGGCGGGTCTTCTACCCCGAGGAGGGGCGGGAGATGCTGGGCCTAAGGCACCTGCCCACCCCTCTCGTCCCTCCGCCCCGGATGGTGGACGTGGCGGAAGGTGTACCGGGCTTGGCCGTGGAGGAGGAGCCCGCCCTGGCCCTCGCCGCCCGCCGGTTCACCCGTCCCATCCCCCCAGGGTATGCCCGGCTGGCCCTTCCCCGCCACGCCACCGCCCTGAAGGCCCGCTACCACCTGCCCCAGGACGAGGAGGACCTGAAAGCCCTCCTCACCGTCCTCATCTGGTACGCCACCGAAGGGCACGAAAGCGCCCTTAAGGGGGGCATCGTCCTCTCCTCGGCCAACCGGGAGGAGCTGGAGCGGGTCAAGGCCGCCTACGAGCGGATCTCCGACGCCAAGGGCCACATCCACTCCGGTTCCGAGCGAGACTCCGCCTGGCGGCTTTACCTGGGAGCCGAGGTTATCCGGGTCTTGGCCGAGCACCACTGCGGCAAGGGGGCAGCGCAAAAACGCCTCCCCGACTTTCTCTTCGCCCTGCCTCGCCCCTACCTGGAACACGCTTGGGAAGAACTCCTTAAGGCCGATGGGTCCCGGCGAAAAGGGCAACAAAAGGGCTCCGAGGCCTACCGGCGGCCGTACGGGGAGTTCAAGACCCTTTCCCCCATGCTGGCCGCCCAGGTGGGGGTGCTCCTGAGCCTCCTGGGGCACGACTACAGCGTCCATTTCTACCCCAGGCCCGGAAAAGCCCCCGCCTACCGGATCCGCTATGGTTCCGGGGAGGGCAAGCCGGGAGGCCGGCACAAGCGGCCCACCCCCCGCCTCTTCCGCCGCCCCGCCGGGGGCGAATGGGTCTACGACATCGCCTGCGAGGGCCTCCACAACTTCGTCTGCGGCGTGGGGAGCATCGTCTGCCACAACACCAACGAACCCGAGTACCGCAAGCTCCAGGCCAACGAGTACATGGAAGCCCTCCGGGACCGCACCATCAAGATTGACGTTCCCTACATCCTTAGGGTCTCCGACGAGGTGAGGATCTACCGGCGCGACTTCGCCCGGGTGCGGGGCAAGCACATCGCCCCCCACACCCTGGAGATGGCCGCCACCTGGGCTGTGCTCACCCGGCTGGAGCCCCCCAAGCGGGCCGGCCTCACCCTCATGCAGAAGCTCAAGCTCTACGACGGCAGGCTTCTGCCGGGCTGGACGGAGGAGGCGGTGCGGGAGCTCATGGGGGAGGCCAAGCGGGAGGGCCTCGAGGGCATCAGCCCCCGGTACATTCAGGACAAGATCAGTAACGTCCTCGTCACCAGCGAGGAGCCCTGCATCAACCCCTTCATGGTGATGAACGAGCTGGAGGAAGGCCTCAAGCACCACTCCCTCATCTCCGACGAGAAGACCCGGGAGCGCTACCGGGCCCTCCTCCAGGAGGTGAAGGCGGAGTACGCCGAGATCGTCAAGAACGAGGTGCAGCGGGCCATCGCCGCCGACGAGGAGGCCCTACACCGCCTCTTCCACAACTACATAGACCACGTGAAGGCCTATGTCCTGGGGGAGAAGGTGAAGAACCCCTACACTGGGGCTCCCGAGCCCCCCAACGAGCGGCTCATGCGCTCCATTGAGGAGCGGATAGAAATCCCCGAGTCCCGCAAGGACGACTTCCGCCGGGAGATCATGAACTACATCGGGGCTTTGGCCCTGGAGGGCAGGCAGTTCACCTACCGGGACAACGACCGCCTGCGCCGGGCCCTGGAGCTCAAGCTCTTTGAGGACCAGAAGGACACCATAAGGCTCTCCGCCCTGGTCTCCGGGGCCGTGGACCCCGAGACCCAGGCCAAGATTGACGTGGTCAAGGCCAGGCTCATCCGGGACTACGGCTACTGCGAGCACTGTGCCAGCGGCGTCTTGGAGTTCGCCGCCTCCATCTTCGCCCGGAGCGAGAAATGA
- a CDS encoding CPBP family intramembrane glutamic endopeptidase has protein sequence MPRPWRLLLLLQGGLLLVGTSGALLLGLPLGAGHPVRDPLLALGLLVALGGLEALFQHLFPTSFREAEALHRELLRALREAGTGPPALLLLALLSGVAEEVFFRGLVQSLLFLKLGAWAVVLQALLFALLHPAPRKAFAYPLYTGAAGLLFGLAYLLTGSLLPGILAHILHNARGFYQAWYGS, from the coding sequence GTGCCCCGCCCCTGGCGCCTCCTTCTCCTCCTGCAGGGGGGCCTTCTCCTTGTGGGGACCTCGGGGGCGCTCCTCCTGGGCCTACCCCTGGGGGCGGGGCACCCCGTGCGGGACCCCCTCCTGGCCCTGGGCCTCCTCGTGGCCTTGGGGGGCCTCGAGGCCCTGTTCCAGCACCTCTTCCCCACCTCCTTCCGGGAGGCGGAGGCGCTCCATCGCGAGCTCCTTCGGGCCCTAAGGGAAGCGGGCACGGGGCCCCCTGCCCTCCTCCTCCTGGCCCTCCTCTCCGGGGTGGCGGAGGAGGTGTTCTTCCGCGGGTTGGTGCAATCCCTCCTCTTCCTGAAGCTCGGGGCCTGGGCGGTGGTCCTCCAGGCCCTCCTCTTTGCCCTCCTCCACCCTGCCCCTCGGAAGGCCTTCGCCTATCCCCTCTACACGGGGGCGGCCGGCCTCCTCTTCGGCCTGGCCTACCTCCTCACGGGAAGCCTCCTGCCCGGGATCCTGGCCCACATCCTCCACAACGCCCGGGGCTTCTACCAGGCCTGGTACGGTTCCTAA
- a CDS encoding Lrp/AsnC family transcriptional regulator: protein MITAFVLIRAQGRAIQALGEAIAELPQVAEVYSVTGPYDLVALLRLKDLEELDDAVTQGILALEGVERTETLLAFRAYPRRLLDQGFSLGPE from the coding sequence GTGATCACGGCCTTCGTCCTTATCCGCGCCCAGGGGCGGGCGATCCAGGCCCTAGGGGAGGCCATCGCCGAGCTTCCCCAGGTGGCCGAGGTCTACTCCGTGACCGGGCCCTACGACCTGGTGGCCCTCCTCCGGCTCAAGGACCTCGAGGAGCTGGACGACGCCGTAACCCAGGGCATCCTGGCCCTGGAGGGGGTGGAGCGCACGGAGACCCTCCTGGCCTTCCGCGCCTACCCCAGGCGGCTCCTGGACCAAGGCTTCTCCTTAGGACCGGAGTAG
- the rnhA gene encoding ribonuclease HI, which produces MRRVELFTDGACLGNPGPGGWAALLRFNAHEKLLSGGEACTTNNRMELTAAIQGLKALKEPCEVDLYTDSQYLRKAFTEGWLSRWRQHRWRTADGSPVKNRDLWEALLTAMAPHRVRLHFVEGHAGHPENERVDREARRQARAQPRVPCPPPQVSTLFHG; this is translated from the coding sequence ATGCGGCGCGTGGAGCTCTTCACCGATGGGGCCTGCCTGGGCAACCCCGGCCCTGGGGGGTGGGCGGCCCTTCTCCGCTTCAACGCCCACGAAAAGCTCCTCTCCGGGGGGGAGGCCTGCACCACCAACAACCGCATGGAGCTCACCGCCGCCATCCAGGGCCTCAAGGCCCTCAAGGAGCCCTGCGAGGTGGACCTCTACACCGACAGCCAGTACCTGAGGAAGGCCTTCACGGAGGGGTGGCTTTCCCGGTGGCGGCAGCATCGCTGGAGGACGGCGGACGGCAGCCCAGTGAAGAACCGGGACCTCTGGGAGGCGCTCCTTACCGCCATGGCGCCCCACCGGGTGCGCCTCCACTTCGTGGAGGGGCACGCCGGCCACCCGGAGAACGAGCGGGTGGACCGGGAGGCCAGGCGCCAGGCCCGGGCCCAGCCCAGGGTGCCCTGCCCGCCGCCCCAGGTTTCCACGCTTTTCCACGGATAG
- a CDS encoding acyl-CoA carboxylase subunit beta — MLETALRPEDRESPTFKANKDAWVALVRDFRESLEKVRQGGGPKAIERQHKKGRLTARERIQKLIDPGTEFYELMAFAGWGMYEEWGGAPAGGVVAGIGRIAGRDWMVIANDATVKAGAFFPITAKKVIRAQTIALENRIPTVYLVDSAGVFLPLQDEVFPDQDDFGRIFYLNARLSALGVPQISAIMGNCVAGGAYLPVMTDVLIMTEGSGLYLAGPALVKAAIGQEVSSEELGGARMHYEVSGTVDFYEPDDESALKRIRELAALYPPPRLAPWAEDRKAPREPLYPLEDLYGLVSPDGSRPYDLREVIARIADGSEFLEYKGGYGETLVTGFARIGGFPVGIVGNQRLILKKKGRIEVGGVIYAEAADKAARFILEVNQMGIPLLFLQDVTGFMVGKESEQAGIIRRGAKLVNAVSNSVVPRITLILGGSFGAGNYALSGKAYAPRFLFAWPSAKYAVMGGAQAAKTLLELEVEKLRREGKEPSDEELRELYERIKGRYEETLDSRYAAARLWVDAVIFPHETRKWLIRALEACALNPEREPFRVGVFQV, encoded by the coding sequence ATGCTGGAAACCGCCTTGCGTCCCGAGGACCGGGAAAGCCCCACCTTTAAGGCCAACAAGGACGCCTGGGTGGCCCTGGTACGGGACTTTCGGGAGAGCCTGGAGAAGGTCCGCCAGGGAGGGGGCCCGAAGGCCATAGAGCGCCAGCACAAGAAAGGCCGGCTCACCGCAAGGGAGCGGATCCAAAAGCTCATTGACCCCGGGACGGAGTTCTACGAGCTCATGGCCTTCGCGGGGTGGGGGATGTACGAGGAGTGGGGCGGAGCCCCAGCCGGGGGGGTGGTGGCGGGGATCGGCCGGATCGCAGGCCGGGACTGGATGGTCATCGCCAACGACGCCACGGTCAAGGCGGGGGCCTTCTTCCCCATCACCGCCAAGAAGGTGATCCGGGCCCAGACCATCGCCCTGGAGAACCGCATCCCCACGGTCTACCTGGTGGACTCCGCCGGGGTCTTCCTCCCCCTTCAGGACGAGGTCTTTCCCGACCAGGACGACTTCGGCCGCATCTTCTACCTGAACGCCCGCCTCTCGGCCCTGGGGGTCCCCCAGATCTCCGCCATCATGGGGAACTGCGTGGCCGGGGGGGCCTACCTCCCGGTGATGACCGACGTCCTCATCATGACGGAGGGAAGCGGCCTCTATCTGGCGGGCCCCGCCCTGGTGAAGGCGGCCATCGGCCAGGAGGTCTCCTCGGAGGAGCTCGGGGGGGCCAGGATGCACTACGAGGTCTCGGGTACGGTGGACTTCTACGAGCCCGACGACGAGTCGGCCCTGAAGCGCATCCGGGAGCTCGCCGCCCTCTACCCGCCCCCCCGCCTCGCTCCCTGGGCCGAGGACCGCAAGGCGCCAAGAGAGCCCCTCTACCCCCTGGAGGACCTGTACGGCCTGGTCTCCCCGGACGGAAGCCGCCCCTACGACCTTCGGGAGGTCATCGCCCGGATCGCCGACGGCTCGGAGTTTCTGGAGTACAAGGGGGGGTACGGGGAGACCCTGGTTACGGGCTTTGCCCGGATCGGAGGCTTTCCCGTGGGCATTGTGGGCAACCAGCGCCTCATCCTGAAGAAAAAGGGGCGGATTGAGGTGGGGGGGGTCATCTACGCCGAGGCGGCGGACAAGGCGGCCCGGTTCATCCTCGAGGTCAACCAGATGGGGATCCCCCTCCTCTTCCTCCAGGACGTCACGGGCTTCATGGTGGGGAAGGAGTCGGAGCAGGCGGGGATCATAAGGCGGGGGGCGAAGCTCGTCAACGCCGTTTCCAACTCGGTGGTGCCCCGGATCACCCTGATCCTCGGGGGGTCCTTCGGGGCGGGGAACTACGCCCTTTCGGGCAAGGCCTACGCTCCCCGCTTCCTCTTCGCCTGGCCCAGCGCCAAGTACGCCGTGATGGGCGGGGCCCAGGCGGCGAAGACCCTTCTAGAGCTTGAGGTGGAGAAGCTCAGGCGGGAGGGGAAGGAGCCCTCGGACGAGGAGCTACGGGAGCTTTACGAGCGGATCAAGGGCCGCTACGAGGAGACCCTGGACTCCCGGTACGCCGCCGCCAGGCTTTGGGTGGACGCCGTCATCTTCCCCCACGAGACGCGGAAGTGGCTCATCCGGGCCCTCGAGGCCTGCGCTCTGAACCCCGAGCGGGAGCCCTTCCGGGTGGGGGTCTTCCAGGTGTAG
- a CDS encoding hydroxymethylglutaryl-CoA lyase: MAEAKWVECPRDAWQGFSRFIPTGEKVAFLKGLLEAGFRHLDLTSFVSPKWVPQMEDAEEVLKPLPPPEGRTYLAIVANERGLERALAAPNLTHVGYPFSLSETFQRKNTNRSMEESWPLVEAMVERTRGRLGLVVYLSMAFGNPYGDPWSVEGVLEAIARLKALGVREIALADTYGVADARRILEVLKAAVAGFGPEGLGAHLHARPEGALKKVEAVLEAGITWLEGALAGVGGCPFAGDELVGNLPTEVVLPYLEKKGLATGVNLSRLPQLAEEAARLRALYG; encoded by the coding sequence GTGGCCGAAGCCAAGTGGGTGGAGTGTCCTAGGGACGCGTGGCAGGGCTTTTCCCGCTTCATCCCCACGGGGGAAAAGGTGGCCTTCCTAAAAGGACTCCTGGAGGCAGGCTTCCGCCACCTGGACCTCACGAGCTTTGTCTCCCCCAAGTGGGTGCCCCAGATGGAAGACGCCGAGGAGGTGCTTAAGCCCCTCCCGCCCCCGGAAGGGCGCACCTATCTGGCCATCGTGGCCAACGAACGGGGCCTGGAAAGGGCCCTGGCCGCCCCCAATCTGACCCACGTGGGCTACCCCTTCTCCCTCTCCGAGACCTTCCAGCGCAAGAACACGAACCGCTCCATGGAGGAGTCCTGGCCCCTGGTGGAGGCCATGGTGGAAAGGACCCGGGGGAGGCTCGGCCTCGTGGTCTACCTCTCCATGGCCTTCGGCAACCCCTACGGGGACCCCTGGAGCGTGGAGGGGGTCCTCGAGGCCATCGCCCGGCTTAAAGCCCTCGGCGTGAGGGAGATCGCCCTCGCCGACACCTACGGGGTGGCGGACGCAAGGCGCATCCTTGAGGTCCTGAAGGCCGCGGTGGCCGGCTTTGGCCCCGAGGGCCTGGGGGCCCACCTCCACGCCAGGCCTGAAGGGGCCCTAAAGAAGGTGGAGGCGGTGCTGGAGGCGGGGATCACCTGGCTGGAGGGAGCCCTGGCCGGGGTGGGGGGGTGCCCCTTCGCCGGGGACGAGCTGGTGGGCAACCTCCCCACCGAGGTGGTCCTCCCGTACCTGGAAAAGAAGGGCCTCGCCACCGGGGTGAACCTAAGCCGCCTCCCCCAGCTCGCGGAGG